In Arcobacter sp. F155, one DNA window encodes the following:
- a CDS encoding metallophosphoesterase: MKIGILSDSHHKSDYTQEVIEHLKEKGCEYLVHAGDLCIEENLKHLQDSNLKYISVFGNNDSSLLSYANKYNIKQEPYLFKIKDIKFKLMHLPFYLNAGDSDVVIFGHTHIFECQYTNGTLFLNPGEVCAREKPLIECVMLEINENEYIIKYYSRNINENSFLEKEIKYERN; the protein is encoded by the coding sequence ATGAAAATAGGTATATTATCGGATAGTCACCATAAAAGTGACTATACCCAAGAAGTGATAGAGCACCTAAAAGAAAAAGGGTGTGAATATCTTGTTCATGCAGGAGACTTATGTATTGAAGAAAACTTGAAGCATCTTCAAGATTCAAACCTTAAATATATATCAGTTTTTGGAAATAATGATTCCTCTTTATTGTCATATGCTAATAAATATAATATAAAACAAGAGCCATATCTTTTTAAAATAAAAGATATAAAGTTCAAGCTGATGCATTTGCCTTTTTATTTAAATGCAGGTGATAGTGATGTGGTAATTTTTGGACATACACATATTTTTGAGTGCCAATATACAAATGGAACTCTTTTCCTAAATCCAGGGGAAGTCTGTGCTAGAGAGAAACCCTTGATAGAGTGTGTGATGTTAGAAATTAATGAAAATGAGTATATAATCAAGTATTACTCAAGAAATATAAATGAAAATAGTTTTTTAGAAAAAGAGATAAAATATGAGCGTAACTAA